In Cryptomeria japonica chromosome 10, Sugi_1.0, whole genome shotgun sequence, a genomic segment contains:
- the LOC131036714 gene encoding linamarin synthase 1-like — MDGVRGHALLLPFPAQGHITPLMQLANLLVANHIVVTFVNTDFIEKLLNPTSTQYMKFVSFPDGLPPDHVRTLKLPELCESLQKHAPFHVHNMVEKIMQSVCLPPLTIIVADGIFSFTQQIADNFGVPRVAFWTTSAGGFSAYYYMPLLIHHGYIPLKDDIDSYKNNVITCIPEMEALRVKDLPSFLTVTDAADYLFQYVMREAQNTHQASLVLLNTFQELEGPVLNDLNAKFNNKVLSIGPLLLSSAGYADAIAGMTNSSIWKEEKSCLEWLEKQKESSVIYVCFGSITVLSDEELVEFAWGLEASNQPFLWAIRPDLVQGKSAVLPDEFVEITKERGFFVSWAPQSKVLSHPSVGGFLTHSGWNSTLESIGSGVPMICWPFFAEQPTNRRFVDDVWKVGYEMRENVVREEVEALVRKLMNLEDEQGREMRVRLKKFKDNAIASVKVGGASYKNMQEFLRQMQMKIGN; from the exons ATGGATGGTGTCAGAGGCCATGCGCTATTACTTCCATTCCCTGCACAGGGGCACATAACTCCTCTCATGCAATTAGCCAACCTTCTCGTTGCCAACCATATTGTGGTAACGTTTGTTAACACAGATTTTATAGAGAAGCTGTTGAATCCTACGTCTACTCAGTACATGAAGTTCGTGAGCTTCCCAGATGGTCTTCCGCCTGATCATGTCCGCACTTTGAAGTTGCCCGAACTTTGCGAGTCCCTGCAAAAGCATGCCCCATTTCACGTCCACAATATGGTTGAAAAGATTATGCAATCGGTCTGCCTGCCTCCGCTGACAATAATCGTTGCAGACGGAATATTCTCTTTTACTCAGCAGATCGCCGACAACTTTGGCGTACCCAGAGTTGCCTTCTGGACAACTAGTGCCGGCGGTTTCTCTGCTTACTATTACATGCCCCTCCTCATTCACCATGGTTATATACCGCTCAAAG ATGATATAGATAGCTACAAGAACAATGTCATCACTTGTATTCCTGAAATGGAAGCTTTGCGTGTGAAAGATCTGCCCAGCTTTCTAACAGTAACCGACGCCGCCGATTATCTGTTTCAGTACGTGATGAGGGAGGCCCAAAACACTCACCAGGCATCCTTAGTTTTGCTTAACACCTTTCAAGAGTTAGAAGGACCCGTGTTGAACGATTTGAATGCTAAGTTCAATAATAAAGTGCTCTCCATCGGTCCTCTTTTGCTCAGCTCTGCAGGTTATGCCGATGCGATTGCGGGCATGACAAACAGCAGCATATGGAAAGAAGAAAAGTCGTGTCTGGAGTGGCTGGAGAAGCAAAAGGAATCATCAGTAATATATGTGTGCTTCGGAAGCATCACTGTGTTATCAGATGAAGAGCTTGTGGAGTTCGCTTGGGGATTGGAGGCAAGCAATCAGCCATTCTTGTGGGCTATCCGTCCTGATCTTGTCCAAGGCAAGTCTGCCGTGCTGCCTGATGAGTTTGTGGAGATAACAAAGGAGAGAGGCTTTTTCGTTAGCTGGGCCCCACAAAGTAAGGTTCTATCTCATCCCTCTGTGGGAGGGTTTCTTACGCACAGTGGATGGAACTCGACCCTCGAAAGCATAGGCTCGGGCGTGCCCATGATATGCTGGCCCTTCTTTGCAGAGCAACCAACAAACAGGAGATTTGTAGATGATGTTTGGAAGGTGGGTTATGAGATGAGGGAAAATGTTGTAAGAGAAGAGGTGGAAGCGTTGGTGAGGAAGTTGATGAATTTGGAGGATGAGCAAGGCAGAGAGATGAGAGTTAGACTGAAAAAATTCAAAGACAATGCGATTGCTTCTGTCAAAGTGGGCGGAGCTTCTTACAAGAATATGCAGGAATTTTTAAGGCAGATGCAGATGAAGATAGGCAATTGA